The following proteins come from a genomic window of Patescibacteria group bacterium:
- a CDS encoding DUF4230 domain-containing protein yields MKKYLFLISILIFLIIGLVMGYYIFSPKQTGPKIDSLIIYNKLQNQGFLVTQDYVSEQKVTIDNTTGTWWKDLFWGQKITASSVLKVSLGVDLQKLQPQDITSDNKITINLPPIEVQSVEVLWDIILQNSQGVLKRLLNNNDGYNQALAQLKDQAKAAALSPDITSQTQAATITEITKLVRLIVGDKDVAVNFRK; encoded by the coding sequence ATGAAAAAATATCTATTTTTAATCTCCATCTTAATTTTTTTAATCATTGGTTTGGTTATGGGTTATTATATTTTTAGCCCCAAACAAACCGGGCCTAAAATTGATTCCTTGATCATTTACAACAAACTGCAAAACCAGGGCTTTTTAGTGACCCAGGATTATGTGTCTGAGCAAAAAGTGACTATTGATAACACCACTGGCACCTGGTGGAAAGATCTGTTCTGGGGTCAGAAAATTACTGCTTCGTCAGTTTTGAAAGTCAGCTTGGGCGTGGATCTGCAAAAACTGCAGCCCCAAGATATTACTTCAGACAATAAAATTACTATTAATCTGCCGCCAATTGAGGTGCAAAGCGTGGAAGTATTGTGGGACATTATTTTGCAAAACAGTCAGGGCGTATTAAAGCGCTTATTAAATAATAATGATGGCTATAATCAGGCTCTGGCCCAGCTTAAAGACCAGGCCAAAGCAGCCGCGCTATCCCCAGATATCACCAGCCAAACCCAGGCCGCGACAATTACTGAGATTACTAAGCTGGTTAGGCTGATTGTGGGAGATAAGGATGTGGCGGTTAATTTTAGGAAATAA
- a CDS encoding YwbE family protein: MPITNRSDIYPGLKVAITLKEDQGTDILTEGIVQDILTNSSEHPRGIKVRLTDGQVGRVQEIRQHN, from the coding sequence ATGCCAATAACCAATCGTTCTGACATTTACCCTGGCCTCAAAGTCGCCATTACCCTGAAAGAAGATCAAGGCACTGATATTTTAACTGAAGGAATAGTCCAAGATATTTTAACCAATAGCTCTGAACATCCCCGCGGGATAAAAGTGAGATTGACAGATGGACAGGTTGGCAGGGTGCAGGAGATTAGACAGCATAATTAA